aAGCATATCAGTTCTTCCAACCTTCCAGTAGACacaatataattaaatttacttCCTGCAACTACtcaaaaaccacaaaacaatcaaatttatTTGCTACTCAGTAACCCAATTTCCTAGCAACCAAACAATAATGATAAAATATCCAAAAATTGCTTTTTGGAAAAAgagaataataaaaaataactcACATTTTTTCCTTTTACTTTCTCTCCTTTTTTCTTCACTGATCTCCTCCTCTGCTTCTTAGTCTTCGATTTTCCGACTCCACAAAACCCGAAATTGACTACAATAAACTTAAAACCCAtaaaaaacttaaacaaaagcaaaaaaccAAGGAAAGCACAGAAAATACGAGAGTGAGTATTAGAGAAAATGCTTACCGGATCGTCCTTGAAAGTTaggatttctgggtttttagTCTAAAAGAATGAGTGCGCATTCTTCCTCAGTGCaatgtttgagagagagagtgatggaAGGTACCTAAGGCCACAAAATGAATAGCTAGAAAAATACCACAGAATGAATAGATAGAAAAAACAGTGTGCAGACGAtgggacaaaaaaaaatggatatTGAATAAAGAGGGATAATACTAACCaatttgtgtaaatcctaacatTTATTTTCAGGATTGCCAGTTTCAGATGAAGAAATCATACATAAAAGGCGTGGAGGAGGGTGTTTTGTACGGAAGACAAAAATGAGTTTGAGAAAATCATCCAATTTTCCCTTTTGTATGCTCTGTGGGGATCGAGAACGTGTGATAAATGGCGGTTCCATGTCGGGTCTGTCAACCGCAGCAGTTGCTGCTTTGATCGTGCAATACATGGTTTCTGATGTCTTTCTAGCAGTTGTGGAATAATTGATCTAAAGGCTGAAAATGAACTTAAAGTGTGAGTATCTTATCCAATGGTTGTGAATTAATGTCGTTGAGAATTCAGAATTATTACGTTTTTAACCCTATTTtttagacaattattttttggttttttgtgtaCGAAGTGAGGGCATTCTTGGCATTTCTGAATGCTTCACCAAACTGGTCTtctccctttatatatatagatgatagatgatgatgaagaagaatacatgtatatatatatatatatatatatatatatatatatatagagagagagagagagagagagagagagagagagattgagagaaagagaggaatgaataaggtcatactccatcatcatcgtctaaaaagaaatctatttacagttaaactttaaacccaaaatattaaaaaaaaactttatgttataattctagttgaactttaaatgtttattttcattatctttaAGTCTAGTCGGAatatttatgttatgattgtgttggatatgttaaaatttagggtaaattacatagtagcccatcaggtttgaggtctatttgcaatcttatacaacatctttaaaacatttcacttttatacctcaagtactattttatttcaatttcatacaaccgttacatttttcatccatggatctgttaaatgctgacgtagctgccacatatatgccatgtggctaccaaatgtctgccacgtggcaaataaaataatttttttttaaaaaaaccggaaattggaaggaaaaaaaaagaagaagaaagggaccgaacccagaagaagaagcaggaagaagaagaagagaagaagaaagaggaggaggaggaagaagaagaagaagaagaagaaaaaagaagaagaaagggaccgaacctagaagagaagaagaaagaggaggaagagaagaagaaagacgagcaggaggaagaagaaaaagaagaagaagaagaaaaaagaaaaaaaaaagaaagggaccgaacccagaagagaagaagaaagaggaggaagagaagaagaagaagaaaagaaaaaaaaaagaaagggaccgagcccagaagagaagaagaaagaggaggatgagaagaagaaagaggaggaggaggaagaagaagaagaaaagaaaaaaagaagggaccgaaccagaaggaggaagaagaagaagagaagaagaaagaggaggaggaggaagaagaagaaaaaaaacaaaaaacaaaaatgatcGAATCccttgcaacccagaagaagaaggaagaagaatgaggaggaggaggaggaggaagaagaagaagaagaaaaaaaaaaccccagaagaagaagaagaagaagaaagagagaaaaaaaaaatggcagacaggtttattaaaaaaaattaaaaaattatttttatttgccacatggcagacatttggcagccacgtcagcatttaatagatccatagatggaaaatgtaacggttgtatgaaattgaaataaaatagtacttgaggtatgaaagtgaaatgttttaaagatgttgtataagattgcaatagacctcaaacctgaggggctattatgtaatttaccctaaaatttaagatttcaaaatttttcattttttgaaaaaaaaaaccgaaaccaaaccggaaaaaataaaaaataaaaccgaaaaaaaattgaaccgaaccgaaatttcggttcggtttcggttttggcaaaaaaccgaaccgatttcaACCGAACCCACCTCTATTGGCAATGACATCCTATCTATTTTTAGTTATCACTTAAGAAATATAAGAATATCTAAAGGAAAACATTTTTGGGGCACGTAGCGCCCGTAATGTAAAAATATCTCTCGCATGAGCGTGAAAGCATGCAGAGATGCtagtaaaacaataaaataatgaaaactaatCATTACGTACTCCTAGAAATTgaaatgtaacggttgtatgaaattgaaataaaatagtacttgaggtatgaaagtgaaatgttttaaagatgttgtataagattgcaatagacctcaaacctgaggggctattatgtaatttaccctaaaatttaagatttcaaaatttttcattttttgaaaaaaaaaaccgaaaccaaaccggaaaaaataaaaaataaaaccgaaaaaaattgaaccgaaccgaaatttcggttcggtttcggttttggcaaaaaaccgaaccgatttcaACCGAACCCACCTCTATTGGCAATGACATCCTATCTATTTTTAGTTATCACTTAAGAAATATAAGAATATCTAAAGGAAAACATTTTTGGGGCACGTAGCGTCCGTAATGTAAAAATATCTCTCGCATGAGCGTGAAAGCATGCAGAGATGCtagtaaaacaataaaataatgaaaactaatCATTACGTACTCCTAGAAAATCTAAAACCGTATGGTTTTGAAtagaataaaatattaaaatattaaagtaAATTATTATTTCTAGGATCTAGTAATCGTACGGATTTTGAAttgattaaaataattttaaaataatattttattatttgacTGACCTGTGTTTGATATATTGAGTTagctaaaacaattaaaaataaaataaaaaattactcaAACAattagtatttttaagtttaaagaACTAAAACTCCCTATCCTAAAGCCCAGCTTAACCTTGTTAGTAACTCCGTCATTGGCTGTGTGGATCAGCGGCTTCTCCAATTATGTTAAGTGTAAGATTTAAGTACGAGGATTTGGGACCTTAATCAATCATTGTCTGTGCGGAACAACGGCTCTTGAGAAAGTTAGGTGTAAGATTTTATTTGAAAAGCAGTTAGGTACCAATGcccttaatttatttatatactGTTGTGTGTACCAACGGCTTCTTCATTAAGGTAGGTTTAAGATTTAAGTTTGAGAGTTTGGTACGTCAATTCATTAAACaagaaaattatttttcaattaTGAAAGTCGATGCCCACATTAGTTTGTTAGTATCTGAATATTTCAAAAAGGCTACAGTAATAGCTTTTCATTATATGAAATTTTCAAAAAGAGCGATCACTCCACTTTTTGATTTTTATCACGGATGTGACTCCACGTAAAAAGCACTTTGTGTGTAATTACAACACACGATTGAAATAAAAGAAGTAAAAACAATAATATCAGTAtccctcttttcttctttcctgCAATCTTTTGTGTTATGGTTATGAAACTAAATAGTGTGATATCTTGCATCCGCTTCTCTCCCGTCCCTCGCGAAGGCTATCTCactaacttttttatttataacaaaaattacataCAGAGTTTTACAAAGGATTTTCCCTTTCGGAAAGCTCCTTGAAAAGCTTAAGATTTTATAAACATACCTTAAAAACACCCTCCAAAGACACATAACAGGAGAAGAACTAATTTATCAgttacattatttatgaaattgaactaTATATGCAGCAGGTTGGTAAAGAAAAGCACAAGCCTTAGgacgcgtttactaatccgtaatcagattgaagggaattgaattgaggatgaatcagattgaggaggaattggattgaaGATGAGTTAGAATCAGATTCTTATTAAAAATGTTTACTAAAACTTTCTGGAATCAGAGTAAGAATGACATTTATCTATATAAACTGTTTACTAGTTCACATGAATCGGAATATAAACtaatatgattactaaaatacccttgttatattaaattatttttatatgcCGATTAAAAGAAAGTCAAatgatataaaataaaattaaaaagcaaACTAACCAATTACCAAACCCCAACCTAATTGTtcctctccttctcctcctttcTCATCTTTCAACAGTTTGAAATTGAAGGTGGGTTTGTGGCCGATGggcagtggtggtggtggcgatgATGTTGAAGGATTAGTTTACAGGGCTGTGATTTCATGTTGGCTTGGTGTGGAGGCTTGGTTTTTGACATTTTGTTCATAAAATACCTAATAAAATTGCAGCAAGGTTCTTCTTGGTTTTTGGTTTGATCTACATTTGTAATTTAATTGTTGTGGAAGATGATGGTGGCCGAGTTTATGTCCTGGGAAAGGCAATGGATGTGCGACGGTGGTGATGGAGAAGGAGAGGGATAACACTATGGACGAGAGCTTGGGTTTCTTTGGAATTTCCACTTTTATGCGAGGGCACAATGGGTAAGAAAAATGGATTCCTCGCCCCctcaattgtcacatcccagcccgagGCCTCACCACATCCCGGACTCGACTttgccgtagcacaatattgtccactttgggccccgaccatgccctcacggttttgtttctgggaactcacacgagaacttcccagtgggtcacccatcatgggattgctctcgcacgaactagcttaacttcgaagttctaatggaacccgaagccagtgagctctcataAGGCCTCgcgttaggtagagatgagaatatacatataaggcttacatgattcaCTCCCCTGAgagatgtgggatgtcacaatccaccccccttaaaggcccgacgtcctcgtcggcacacttccggccaaggattggctctgataccaaattgtcacatcccggcctgggcccccaccacatctcggacTCGACtctgtcgtagcacgatattgtccactttgggcctttaccacgccctcacggttttgtttctgggaactcacacgagaacttcccaatgggtcacctatcatgggattgctctcgtgcgaactcgtttaacttcagagttccgttagaacccgaagccagtgagcttccaaaaggtctcgtgctaggtagagatgagaatatacatataagacttacatgatccactcccctgggcgatgtgggatgtcacatcaTTCCTCCGGAATCCAAATACCATCCCATAGTTAGGAGTCCAATTGCTCCAAATTTCGGAATTGGATTCCAAAATTTGTGTGGGACCCACTAATTTTTTATTCCCTTAGATTTGGTAAACACCGGAGTATTCCGTAATTAGAATTCAATTCTGTTTCTTGATGCCGATTATCCTTACGTAAACGTGCCCTAAGTgcctaacacacacacactccctGTAATGGTTGGAGAGAAAAGGTCAGAGATTGATTTATAAAATagaaaactttattttaatccttaaaaaagatgagttttaaATTATAACCTTATATAagattaaaatctaattttaatctatgatacatttaatcatctcatttattaattacattttgatgttttatttcttttttctttctttcctattttaaatgtattaattacatttaattttcattttcatttcagtcatcataatatattttgatgTCTCCATTtaggtaaactaattttttatataatatattcgAATACAATTTGTATAATCTTTCATTTAGATACAttaattcatttgatatatttcagtATATCCATCGATACAAATatataggtacattaattcaatataatgcatttcgGTACGTAAATTTTGGTACactaattcaatataatatattttagtacatacatttcggtattgaTATTTAAGTACagtaattcaatataatacattttggtacatacatttagattcattataatatatgtaAGTACAAACATTTCGATACAGTCATTTATGTACACatatatttacatatttatgtgtcactaatttcttttaatattttctcgtTTATGTTCATTTATAATTGAAAGAACTAATATGTGCatatcaataaaattaaaattttaatgtgaagacattaaataacaaaaatagaatataaatcTTAATAAAAGTACAgagattaaattaaatatgtaaTCTAGcatcaaggttttttttttttttttttttaattctaatattttgcaaggactaatgttcaaaaacccctTCCCCTTATAAAATTAGGCACAGAGATTGTGACATATGCCCTAGCTTCCAATTAGCTAGTATAAATAAAGAACTTTTGTGATTGATTAGTCACAACATTTTCAAGCCAAGCAACCACATAATCCCTCTAATGGAGCAGAGCAAACACCGGAGAGTGATACTCTTCCCCTTGCCTTTTCCTGCATCACATATAAACCCAATGCTGCAACTGGCCAACATTCTACACACCAAAGGCTTCTCCATAACCATTATCCACACCAACTTCAACTCTCATAACTTCAACCCATCAGCCCATCCACACTTCACGTTTATCTCAATCCCTGACGGCTTATCTGAATCCGAGGCGGCCACCAATAACATTCTCCATCTTTTTTCTCTTCTGAATGTCAAATGTGTTGAACAGTTCCGCGAATGCTTGGCTAGCTTGTTATCTGCTGACGCTAACTCAGAGGAGCCTATTGCTTGCTTAATTTCTGATGCTATCTTTCACTTCACACAACCTGTTGCTGAGAGCCTCAAGCTCCCAAGGCTTGTGCTAGAGACCATGGGTGCCACTTCCACTGCTGTTTATTATGCATTTCCTCTTCTGCGTGAAAGGGGTTACCTTCCCATACAAGGTACAACCCTACAAGCAATTTCATTCTTAACATTGCATATCAGTTAATTCGAAAAATTTATGTGTAGCACGGTCACGTGATATTACTAATTCATGTATACTAATGTGACAACTAATATTTAGTTAATTGTTTTCCCAATAGATTATCGACTAGAAGAGCTGGTAAAGGAGCTTCCACCTCTCAAAGTCAAAGACCTTCCGGTGGTTAAAGGGTGCGATGCCGATAAATATTTTGAGTTCATTGTTTACTTGTTAAGTATAACTCAGGCCTCAGATGGACTGATTTTCAATACTTTTGaagactttgaagaaacttcacTGGCCAAAATACGCCACGAATATCTACCCAATACTCCAATTTTCCCAATAGGCCCATTTCACAAGTATTCCCCTTCCCCTTCTTCAAATAGCCTATTGTCACAAGACCAAAGTTGCATTTCATGGCTAAACACTCAAGCACCAAAGTCAGTTGTTTATGTGAGTTTTGGGACCGTTGCCAAAATGGAAGAAGCTCAATTTTTGGAGATAGCTTGGGGACTATGCAATAGCAACCAACCCTTCTTGTGGGTGGTTCGACCTGATTTAGTCCATGGATCGAATTGCCTCGAACAATTACCTAGTGGGTTTGTCGAGACTTTGAACGGGAGGGGACACATTGTGAAATGGGCGTCACAAAATGATGTGTTGGCCCATCCGGCAGTTGGAGCCTTTTGGACCCACAATGGTTGGAATTCTACATTCGAGAGTGTTTGTGAGGGGGTCCCCATGATTTGTACGCCAAGTTTCGCCGATCAAATGGTTCTTGCAAGATATGCGAGTGAAGTTTGGAAGGTCGGGTTGCAGATTGAAGATGGGATTGAGAGAGGTTTGATTGAAAAAGCAATTAGGAAAGTAATGGTGGAGAAGGAAGGGGAAGAGATGAGAGACAGAGCCTTGAAGCTAATGGAGAAGGCAAATCTTTGCCTCAAGCAAGGTGGCTCCTCAAACCAATCTTTGGATGGGTTGGTTAAACACATTTTATCATTCAAACCATTTGGTGTTCCACAAGAATAACATATATAACCTCCCCTTGCTCCGCTCCCAACCGTAGTTGATTCCGACTGCCGTTTTGAGAGACGGACGGTGTTTTCCCGACGTACATAGTCGTTTTCTTGGTGTTTATTGCCAATTTTCtggttttctttctttccatccTTTTTTTCTCCCTATCTTCCAAATCCTGATATCAAGTTTGGCTCCCCTTCGCTGCAAAcccatcccccccccccccccccctcatGCTTCCCCATATTCATCTCCTCACCCAGCCATAAATTAGACCTGGAAGTGCTTCACCTACTTGACTCTCTAGATCCACACCTCATAGCCCCTTGCCGTACCTGTTTACCGGAAAATTTGGGCGAGGTGTGGTACGATTCGCATCATAACAAGGGTGTTTTACACACCCCCTTTTGCCCTGCCCCTGTTCGTTTGCTTGTCTGGTTTCATGGATCTCTGTGCAGGTGCGGCTATGAAAGGTTGGGATCTCGGTGGTTCAATTTGTTTCGGCATTTCAAGATCTGATTTACGGTTTGGGTGTGTTTTTGGGTATGGGTTTGCGTGGTGCTACACGGCTTTTGCAGGACTCAACTTGGCGTTGTCTCCGCGGCTGCAGTTCCTGTCGGTGCGGCTACAGTCGCTGGTAGCTGTTTGTTGTTGGAGATTAGGGTCCTTTTTTTGTCTGTTGTTGAGTCTTTGCTTGTGTGAGCCTCTTGATATTTTGAGACTTTGAGTTACTGCTCTGCTTTGGCTTggacatttttttttgtgtgtaattttctctctttttaatgAAATATTAGCATATgggagttgaatatcagagtgcgcaacgaataaaactacaaaataatagaaatattattaaacaaacaagaatgccAGAATaactacaaaaccctaaaaggctacattgtgactaacttattTCTCAACTGAATAACAAGcatgctatttataataaactaatcctaatcctaaaaggtaagaaaccgaaaccctaatactaacgggttaagcccagaaaaccaaacattcaaataaaccaaaatacaaatatttttcaACACCCCCTGTCAAACTCATAGCGGTACACAatatgagtttgccaacaagcagatgtaGATGTAAGCCTCCAAATTCCAATGCTGATGCCGATGTCGATAACGATACCAATACCAACTtccaaacaaacaataaaaaaatccaatcaaacagaccatatatttctttttgCCCGTGTGGGCCTTCAAACAAAGAACCAACGTTTTTTGTCTTTATTcttttctaccttttttttctccttttatttattttattttatttattttttaaatccccctcttttttcttattcctttttctttctccttcttcctctttttttcttctgtttccttttttttttttaattttcttcctttccttcttTCCTCCTGCTGGGCCTTTTTTCAATTCATGCAGCAACCAAGTCGAGCAAAAGGAAAGGGAttgcaacaaacaaaacaactccAGTGCAAAGTCAAAATGCAGGACTTTATACCGGTTGCGACAGATTCGAATCGTAGAAGTCGATGTGGGTACGACCCGAGTCAAAGTGCAGATCAAGCTATGAGATGCAGGTTCGTGAAGGGTGCAGATGCTCCAGATGCGGTTTAGACTACCAACAATTAATATCGAAatctaaaaacaaataaactgaTACGAGCAAACAGAAGTAgattaaatcccgaaggatcaaacctactatgataccaaattgaatatcagagtgtgaaacgaacaagactacaaaataatagaaatattattaaacaaacgagaatgccggaatggctacaaaaccctaagagactacattgtgactaacttattTCTCAACTGAATAACAAGCatgttatttataataaactaaccctaatcctAAAAAGGTAAGAAACCgaaaccctaatgctaacgggctaagcccataaaaccaaacattcaaataaaccaaaatacaaatattttccaacaatgggcacacacaaagtgtgtgagaatttttttattttgtgtttttgaaatagaaggagagaggaagagagtgatagagaatgtggaggtgtgaatttttttatttttattagagATATATTAGGATCACATGTAAGTGatgttttgaagaaaaaaaacagtaaaattgttgcctcatatttcttattcatatattttttttaattagatggTTAAATTGATAATTTTATAGAATTTTAGTTGACaataagtgttttattaattaatatagatttgttttttggccaaaaaaagaATAACATATGTTGGGGAAATCCAAGTAGACAGAGCCCAGCTCAATAAGCAAAAAAAAGTGTGCACTCTAACAAACTatgaatatttattttttatttttgaaaagcaATAGTTGTaataaattaaattgttatttGTTAAAATGTGAAGAAAATTGGTAGGGATCCAACGAACATCACAATGCATTATCAGAATTACATTATGCAAATAGGATCAAGATTTCGTCCACCGTCTTATCTGCGAGTCTAAAAGTCGTGAGCCCgtgattatgaaaaaaaaaaattcaacatcaGTGATCCATTCAGTCTGAAAAAGTTTTATGAGTTGCGTGAGTAAATTTGAGACGGCTGCTCTAGTTTATATAAAAATTTGTCCTAGGTTCGTTTTTTAAAGGATAATACCAACATTCATATGCTATGAAAGGGCATATAAACCCTATGCTGGAACTGGCCAACATTCTCCATTCCAAAGGCTTCTCCGTAGCCATCATCCACACCAACTTCAACTCCCTCAATCCTTCAACCCGAAACCCACACTTCAGCTACCATTCAATCCCTGTTGACTTGACAGAAACCGAGGCCTCCATCAAGGATCTCACCGTTGTTCTTTCTATTCTAAATGCTAAATGTGTTGAGCCTTTCAGAGAATGCTTAGTCGGGTTGTTGTCCGATGGCGTTAATTCGGAGAACCCCATTTGCATGCTTGATCTCCGACCCTTTCTTCGATTTCACTCGATCGGTTGCGGAGAGCTTTAAGCTGTCGACGATCATGTTAAGGACCGGGGGTGCCGCTTCCTTGGCTGTTTATGCTGCATTTTCACTACTCAAGGAAAATGGTTACCTACCAATATCAGGTAAACTCTCAAGCCAACAAAACCCTGTTATtaaatctgttttaatttcatCATTGTACATCCATATAATGAGTAGAATGAGGACACTGTACCAAGACTAATGACTCGTTTATAATTCTTTCTATAagtaacatttttattttttgttcgtAAGAGATTGTACAATGCTTTTGTTATAAACATGtctaaaattttattaaaaactcTAAGTGCTTCTTGGCAAAAACTTCAAAGtgattcttctccttcttctttagAAATAACTATAGATCCAAAAATGTACCACAAAATACTTTTTGACTTTTCTAAAAGGGATCCCAAATTGGTACATAAACAACTTATGTTGATTTGGATTAGAGTAGTGCTATCCTTATCATCTATTAGTGTCATCTCTTTAATAGATGTATAACATACTAATACATGTAGTCCCATCTCTATTAGATAGATGGTACAAATGATAATATAAACAGATGGTAAATGTAGTATTTTTATTTGGACTAAGATAACTAGCCAGGTTAGCATGTTTAGAGCATCTTCAATGATGGACTTTATATGAGGCTGAAAAAGTGGTACATATGGCCCAATTTAGAGCTCTAAGAAATCTTTAGGACTCTAAAAATGAATCCCTCCCAATGAGTGACTATATACCTTTTTGGCTCTATATGAGGCTAAATATATTTCTGGCTCTGTATGgggtatatatttatttatgtaataaTTTGATTATGCTGTAAATTTATTGTTATCTTAACTTTTCTTAAGTTAATTTTTGGACATGTTatcttaaatatttttaggaacttttcatgtcacatcccggcccaggtccaccacatcccgggccctctttaccaccgtaacacgatattgtccgctttgggcttaccattccctcacggttttgtttttgggaactcacgagcaacttcccagtgggtcacccattctgGGAGTGCTTTGACCtccttcttgcttaacttcggagttcctacggaacccgaagccagtgagctcccaaaaggcctcgtgctaggtagggatgagaatatacatttaaggatcactcccctgggtgatgtgagaTGTCACATTTCaacctaaaaaaaaattcaaattctaacAAAGTTAGATTAATTTGATCACCTATGCACTGTTAGATTAGGTTCTCACCGTTGGATTAGGCTCTCTTATCTTAACCTCAGCTATTGGTTTATGTTTCGGTTTAGGTCTCTAAACTACCAATGTTAAAtttcatcactttttttttatgaacttttcaatctagaagattaatgagagagcacaatatttttttcttaattaataaCGCACAGAATATAGCcgttgtttgtttatgttttcttaattaaacaaatggttgaaaaataaaTTCTTAAAATCATGTTTTGAATTAGAAATGGACTCCATttctaaacttaaaaaaaaaaaaaaaaaaaaaaaaaaaaaaaaaccaaggtcGGGCCCTCAATTTGGTGTGGGTCTTTGTGGTTTTTGGTGCTAGATGTAgcctatttttttttactatccAAAGAATGAAATTGCTAGCCCATGTAATGGAAGTAGCTTCATTTTCTAGCCCATTagagatgaatttttttttattagagcTACAAATATAGTAGCCTCAAGGACGATAAAGCCACATTGATGATACTCTTATCCCTTGCTTTCCCTCCTCATAAATTAACATTTTAGAATATGCACAATCTTGTTAAAAGACAAAATATATGTACTTACTAGAAAACTTGTATTTGGCTTTCTATTTTGACAGAATATATATACTtgctaaaagtgttttaattGGAGTAGTGTTATTCACTCTTTTTTCCCTCTCACACATCCTTATTAGTTTTTGTctattgattttcttcaattaatTTGATTTAACGATCAAATATTAAGAGGAgtatgtgagaaataaaaataggcGTGTGTATAGCATCACCCTTTAATTGCCTGAATATATAATACATGGCTGACTATGTGTATTAATTATTAGCGCACATAATTGAGTAAGGATATAAAGTGCTAGTC
This region of Malus domestica chromosome 07, GDT2T_hap1 genomic DNA includes:
- the LOC103453280 gene encoding UDP-glycosyltransferase 76B1-like, whose product is MEQSKHRRVILFPLPFPASHINPMLQLANILHTKGFSITIIHTNFNSHNFNPSAHPHFTFISIPDGLSESEAATNNILHLFSLLNVKCVEQFRECLASLLSADANSEEPIACLISDAIFHFTQPVAESLKLPRLVLETMGATSTAVYYAFPLLRERGYLPIQDYRLEELVKELPPLKVKDLPVVKGCDADKYFEFIVYLLSITQASDGLIFNTFEDFEETSLAKIRHEYLPNTPIFPIGPFHKYSPSPSSNSLLSQDQSCISWLNTQAPKSVVYVSFGTVAKMEEAQFLEIAWGLCNSNQPFLWVVRPDLVHGSNCLEQLPSGFVETLNGRGHIVKWASQNDVLAHPAVGAFWTHNGWNSTFESVCEGVPMICTPSFADQMVLARYASEVWKVGLQIEDGIERGLIEKAIRKVMVEKEGEEMRDRALKLMEKANLCLKQGGSSNQSLDGLVKHILSFKPFGVPQE